A region from the Nostoc sp. HK-01 genome encodes:
- the cpcG1 gene encoding phycobilisome rod-core linker protein cpcG produces the protein MSIPLLEYSPSSQNQRVEGYEVPNEDTPISYRLSAATDDKDIDAIIWAAYRQIFSEQLILKSNRQSFLESQLRNRAINVRDFIRGLGKSEVYRTQVADINSNYRLVDITLKRFLGRAAYNKDEEIAWSIVIATKGLHGFIDELLDSDEYQQNFGDDIVPYQRRRFKDRPFNLVNPRYNNYWRDRQTLNFLGGRSFYSARTTGYASKEEIRRVIPSNFMAMAGNIITNERNYQRVTASVVSQIRDMKIPDNSRETGTPQPTVKPTAVALPYRYLPGTKTT, from the coding sequence ATGTCAATACCATTACTGGAATATTCACCAAGTTCTCAAAACCAGCGGGTAGAAGGTTACGAAGTACCTAACGAAGACACCCCAATTAGTTATCGCTTATCTGCTGCCACTGACGATAAAGATATTGATGCCATCATTTGGGCAGCATATCGGCAAATTTTCAGCGAACAACTAATTCTCAAAAGCAATCGCCAATCCTTCTTAGAGTCACAACTGCGGAATCGGGCAATTAACGTCCGAGACTTTATTCGTGGCTTAGGTAAATCGGAAGTTTACCGTACCCAAGTAGCAGACATCAACTCCAACTACCGTCTAGTAGACATTACCTTGAAGCGGTTTTTGGGACGGGCTGCATATAATAAAGATGAGGAAATTGCCTGGTCAATTGTCATTGCCACCAAGGGCTTACATGGGTTTATTGACGAATTGCTAGACAGCGACGAATATCAACAAAACTTTGGTGATGACATCGTACCTTACCAACGCCGTCGCTTCAAAGACAGACCCTTCAACTTAGTTAACCCACGCTACAACAATTACTGGCGCGATCGCCAGACCCTCAACTTCCTTGGTGGTCGTTCCTTCTACAGTGCGCGTACCACAGGTTATGCAAGCAAAGAAGAAATTCGCCGCGTCATTCCTAGCAACTTCATGGCAATGGCTGGGAACATAATTACTAACGAACGTAATTATCAACGTGTAACCGCTTCCGTTGTCTCCCAAATCAGAGACATGAAGATTCCCGACAACAGCCGTGAAACTGGTACACCCCAACCAACTGTTAAACCCACAGCCGTTGCTCTACCTTACCGTTATCTTCCTGGCACTAAGACAACCTGA
- a CDS encoding twin-arginine translocation pathway signal, with translation MSKIFNRRRLLKLLGMTALGTSVSNCVTSPAAATTNWGYIGKQGPEYWAKLSPDFELCYTGKRQTPIDLQVSSVKSLDKNNQDLLVVKYQPTLLNLINNGKTIQVNYQPGSFIESDRQIYHLLQFHFHHPSEHHINGEEYDMELHFVHRSQAGDLAVVGVFLKAGDFNPNLQTIWDAIPQKPGEENRLKDSIINASVLLPAERRFLTYSGSLTTPPCSENVTWYIMENPIEVSREQIAKFTQLFPDNARPIQALNQRVVFESTNAEKT, from the coding sequence ATGAGTAAGATTTTCAACAGAAGGCGACTACTAAAGTTATTAGGTATGACTGCGTTAGGAACATCTGTTTCTAATTGTGTAACTTCCCCAGCCGCAGCTACAACAAATTGGGGCTATATCGGCAAACAAGGGCCAGAATATTGGGCTAAACTTTCACCAGATTTTGAACTTTGTTATACAGGTAAAAGACAAACACCAATTGATTTACAAGTCAGTAGTGTCAAAAGTTTAGATAAAAATAATCAAGATTTATTGGTAGTTAAATATCAGCCAACGCTTTTAAATTTAATTAATAATGGCAAAACGATTCAAGTTAATTATCAACCAGGAAGTTTTATTGAGAGCGATCGCCAAATTTATCATCTGCTTCAGTTCCATTTTCACCACCCCAGCGAACATCACATTAACGGCGAAGAATATGATATGGAACTGCATTTTGTTCACCGCAGTCAAGCAGGCGATTTAGCCGTAGTTGGTGTATTCTTAAAAGCTGGAGATTTTAACCCCAATCTACAAACAATTTGGGATGCCATACCCCAAAAACCAGGAGAAGAAAACCGACTCAAAGATAGCATCATCAACGCTTCTGTACTTTTACCAGCAGAACGCAGATTTCTCACCTATTCTGGTTCTCTCACCACTCCACCTTGCTCAGAAAATGTGACATGGTACATCATGGAAAATCCCATTGAAGTATCTAGAGAACAGATAGCTAAATTTACTCAACTATTTCCTGATAATGCTCGTCCAATTCAAGCTTTAAACCAGCGTGTAGTTTTTGAAAGCACCAATGCTGAGAAAACTTAG
- a CDS encoding amine oxidase, giving the protein MVEASQQKRVVVVGAGWAGLGATYHLAKQGYDVTLLEAGPYPGGLVAGWKTPGGKSVEAGIHGFWYPYRNIFALINELDINPFTTWTRSAQYSPAGLEVESPIFQELPQLPAPLGTFLYTHFQRLPLIDRLSALPLLYAVVDFDNSDAAWRRYDSVTARELFKDFGVSARLYRDAFEPMLLVGLFAPGEQCSAAATLGMLYYFILAHQPNFDVVWCRGTVGEKIFRPWVEKIAKAGGKVLPKHRVTDVIVDDNNRATGVVCGEQVFDADAVVFAVGITGMKKIVSSSPSLQSRKEFQNLGNLGAIDVLATRLWFDRKIEIPRPSNACFGFDTTTGWTFFDLNALHDEYQDEPGTVIEADFYHANQFLNLSDEEIIPIVQNYLATCIPAFKQAKVIDSSVIRLPNAVTHFAPGSYSSMLPARTSFANVFMSGDWIINRHGSWSQEKAYVTGLEAANFVMSYLGEGQPAEILPVQEDEVHIKIGRSLNETVRQISKSILPNFWLP; this is encoded by the coding sequence ATGGTAGAAGCGTCACAACAAAAACGTGTGGTAGTCGTTGGTGCAGGTTGGGCTGGTTTAGGCGCAACTTACCATTTAGCCAAGCAAGGGTATGATGTAACACTTTTGGAAGCAGGCCCTTATCCTGGTGGACTTGTTGCAGGTTGGAAAACTCCAGGCGGTAAATCTGTAGAAGCCGGTATTCATGGCTTTTGGTATCCTTACAGAAATATTTTCGCCCTGATCAACGAATTAGACATTAATCCCTTCACTACCTGGACTCGTTCTGCTCAATATTCACCCGCAGGTTTAGAAGTAGAATCACCAATTTTTCAAGAATTACCTCAACTACCTGCACCTTTAGGCACATTTCTCTATACTCACTTTCAACGCCTGCCATTAATTGATCGTCTCAGCGCCTTACCTTTACTATATGCGGTAGTTGATTTTGACAATTCTGATGCAGCTTGGCGGCGTTATGATTCTGTGACGGCGCGGGAATTATTTAAAGATTTTGGTGTATCTGCCAGACTTTATCGTGATGCGTTTGAGCCAATGTTGTTGGTGGGCTTATTTGCCCCTGGTGAACAATGTTCTGCCGCTGCCACATTAGGAATGCTTTATTATTTTATTCTGGCGCATCAACCTAATTTTGATGTGGTTTGGTGTCGGGGAACTGTAGGCGAAAAAATCTTCCGTCCTTGGGTAGAAAAAATTGCCAAAGCTGGTGGCAAAGTATTACCAAAGCATCGTGTAACTGATGTAATTGTTGATGATAATAATCGCGCTACTGGTGTGGTTTGCGGTGAGCAAGTATTTGATGCTGATGCTGTAGTTTTTGCTGTTGGTATCACTGGGATGAAGAAAATTGTTTCCTCCAGTCCCAGCTTACAAAGCCGGAAAGAATTTCAGAATTTAGGTAATTTAGGGGCAATTGATGTTTTGGCAACGCGGTTGTGGTTTGACCGCAAAATTGAGATTCCGCGTCCTTCTAATGCTTGTTTTGGCTTTGATACAACTACTGGATGGACATTTTTTGATTTAAACGCGCTGCATGATGAATATCAAGATGAACCAGGAACAGTAATTGAGGCTGATTTTTATCATGCTAATCAATTTTTAAATTTAAGTGATGAAGAAATTATTCCAATTGTGCAGAATTATTTAGCAACTTGTATACCAGCATTTAAACAGGCGAAAGTAATTGATAGTAGTGTAATTCGCTTGCCAAATGCCGTAACGCACTTTGCGCCAGGTAGCTATAGTTCGATGTTGCCAGCTAGGACAAGTTTTGCCAATGTGTTTATGAGTGGTGATTGGATTATTAACCGTCACGGTTCATGGTCGCAAGAAAAAGCTTATGTCACAGGCTTAGAAGCAGCAAATTTTGTCATGTCTTATTTAGGTGAAGGTCAACCTGCTGAGATTTTACCTGTACAAGAAGATGAAGTGCATATCAAAATTGGGCGATCGCTCAACGAAACAGTCCGCCAAATAAGTAAGTCTATCTTGCCTAATTTTTGGTTGCCATAA
- the cpcG2 gene encoding phycobilisome rod-core linker protein cpcG, whose amino-acid sequence MAIPLLEYKPSSQNQRVSGYEIPNENTPRPYRIENCAENSDVQELIWAAYRQVFSEHEILKFFRQGNLESQVKNRAITVRDFIRGLAKSEAFRTLVIETNSNYRLVEIALKRFLGRAPYNKDEEIAWSIKIATAGWDGFVDALIDSEEYLTNFGENIVPYQRRRYKDRPFNLVTPRYGNYWRDKLEDARYIEGDIKNFLALANSINIRTVTYTPVNLANIKIPDTTRDTTPQGIPVSISSSANFPVR is encoded by the coding sequence ATGGCAATACCTTTACTCGAATACAAACCCAGTTCTCAAAACCAGCGTGTTTCTGGTTACGAAATTCCTAACGAAAATACTCCTAGACCCTATCGCATAGAAAACTGCGCTGAGAATAGTGATGTTCAAGAATTAATTTGGGCAGCCTATCGGCAAGTATTTAGCGAACACGAAATCCTGAAATTCTTCCGCCAAGGCAACTTAGAATCTCAGGTGAAGAATCGCGCCATTACTGTGCGCGACTTTATTAGAGGCTTGGCTAAGTCTGAAGCTTTTCGGACTTTAGTCATTGAGACAAACTCTAACTACCGTTTAGTAGAAATTGCCCTCAAACGGTTTTTAGGTCGTGCGCCTTATAATAAAGATGAAGAGATTGCTTGGTCAATCAAAATAGCAACTGCTGGTTGGGATGGTTTTGTTGACGCTTTAATCGACTCGGAAGAGTATCTCACCAACTTTGGCGAAAATATAGTTCCTTACCAACGCCGCCGCTATAAAGATAGACCTTTCAACCTCGTTACCCCTCGCTACGGTAACTACTGGCGCGACAAACTAGAAGATGCTCGCTATATAGAAGGCGACATCAAAAACTTCTTGGCTTTGGCTAATTCCATCAATATTAGAACCGTTACCTATACACCGGTTAACCTAGCCAATATCAAAATTCCCGACACCACCAGAGATACCACACCCCAAGGTATTCCCGTATCCATCAGTTCCAGCGCTAATTTCCCCGTGCGGTAA
- the cpcG3 gene encoding phycobilisome rod-core linker protein cpcG: MALPLLEYKPTTQNQRVSSFGTADINEDTPYIYRIETANSPSEVERLIWAAYRQVFNEQEILKFNRQIALETQLKNRSITVKDFIRGLAKSERFYQLVVTPNNNYRLVEMCLKRLLGRAPYNREEEIAWSIHIATRGWNGFVDALIDSEEYTQAFGDYTVPYQRKRMTVERPFSFTPRYGADYRERAGIVNTERDYSWSYISGKKLDGTALLAVLLVMSAGITLLLVLNWLGINTGF; this comes from the coding sequence ATGGCATTACCTTTACTCGAATACAAACCCACAACTCAAAATCAAAGAGTTAGTAGCTTTGGTACGGCAGATATTAACGAAGATACACCCTATATCTACCGTATAGAAACAGCCAACTCTCCTAGTGAAGTTGAAAGACTAATTTGGGCAGCTTATCGCCAAGTCTTCAACGAGCAGGAAATTCTTAAATTTAACCGCCAAATAGCCCTAGAAACCCAACTTAAAAATCGGTCAATCACGGTTAAAGACTTTATCCGAGGTTTGGCCAAATCAGAGCGATTTTATCAGCTGGTTGTCACACCCAATAATAACTATCGGCTGGTAGAAATGTGTCTGAAACGTTTGTTAGGTCGCGCTCCTTACAATCGGGAAGAAGAAATAGCCTGGTCTATTCACATCGCCACTCGCGGTTGGAATGGATTTGTTGATGCTCTGATTGACAGTGAAGAATACACTCAAGCTTTTGGTGACTACACTGTACCCTATCAGCGCAAACGCATGACCGTAGAACGACCATTCAGCTTTACTCCCCGCTATGGTGCTGACTATCGAGAACGTGCAGGTATTGTTAACACCGAGCGTGATTATTCTTGGTCTTATATATCTGGCAAGAAACTTGATGGGACTGCACTATTGGCCGTATTACTGGTAATGTCCGCAGGAATAACTCTCTTGCTGGTACTAAATTGGTTAGGAATTAATACTGGCTTCTAA
- a CDS encoding phospho-2-dehydro-3-deoxyheptonate aldolase → MINAKLAAQSHSDHQTIVKLSEKVAFGGEELVIIGGPCTVESLEQMETVAQKLSISSVQALRGGVYKPRTSPYAFQGMAEAGLEVLARVRSLYNIPVVTEVMAISQIEVVAAHADMLQVGSRNMQNFDLLKALGQVDKPILLKRGLAATIEEFVMAAEYILSHGNPNVVLCERGIRSFDDYTRNVLDLGAVVALKQITHLPVIVDPSHAVGKRELVAPLAKAAVACGADGLIIECHPEPEKSVSDARQALSLEDMVNLVDALKPVATAVGRRISENKGVGLTPAPICCAA, encoded by the coding sequence ATGATTAACGCCAAACTTGCCGCCCAATCTCATTCTGATCACCAAACAATTGTTAAACTCTCAGAGAAAGTTGCCTTCGGTGGTGAAGAATTAGTCATTATTGGCGGCCCTTGTACAGTCGAAAGCTTAGAACAAATGGAAACAGTTGCTCAAAAGCTATCAATTTCATCAGTGCAAGCCTTACGCGGTGGTGTTTACAAACCCCGCACTTCGCCTTATGCTTTCCAGGGAATGGCAGAAGCCGGATTAGAAGTTTTAGCGAGAGTGCGATCGCTCTACAATATCCCTGTAGTCACAGAAGTTATGGCAATTTCTCAAATTGAAGTTGTCGCTGCCCATGCTGATATGCTGCAAGTTGGCAGTCGCAATATGCAAAACTTCGACTTACTCAAAGCCTTGGGACAAGTTGATAAACCAATTCTGCTCAAACGTGGTTTAGCCGCCACCATTGAAGAATTCGTTATGGCTGCTGAATACATTCTCAGTCACGGTAATCCCAATGTAGTGCTGTGCGAACGCGGTATTCGCAGTTTTGATGATTACACCCGCAACGTCTTAGATTTAGGTGCAGTCGTAGCCCTCAAGCAAATTACTCATTTACCCGTAATTGTAGATCCTTCCCACGCCGTCGGTAAACGAGAACTAGTCGCGCCCCTAGCCAAAGCGGCTGTAGCTTGTGGTGCAGATGGATTGATTATTGAATGTCACCCAGAACCAGAAAAATCCGTTTCTGATGCCCGTCAAGCACTATCTTTAGAAGACATGGTAAATTTGGTTGATGCTTTAAAGCCCGTAGCAACTGCCGTAGGACGCAGAATATCAGAGAACAAAGGGGTAGGTTTAACACCTGCCCCTATTTGTTGCGCGGCTTAA
- the cpcG4 gene encoding phycobilisome rod-core linker protein cpcG, producing the protein MALPLLEYKPSSQNHRVKSFGVADQNENTPYIYRIEDVSSYTDIQSIIWAAYRQVFSEHEILKFNRQVTLESQLKTGAISVRDFIRGLAKSEAFYRLVVSVNNNYRLVDIALKRLLGRSSYNKEEEIAWSIVIGTKGFSGFVDALLDSEEYTQSFGENTVPYQRKRLVDRPHNLVTPRYGEDFQEKAGTVQTDWRFTLEKFYSRKSQEKRLAEGDPRKFADLAAAINPSGNYGQRLSSFDIDYLAAVPYRGGNRR; encoded by the coding sequence ATGGCTCTGCCATTACTTGAATACAAACCCAGCAGTCAAAACCACCGTGTTAAAAGCTTTGGTGTTGCTGACCAAAATGAAAATACACCCTATATCTATCGTATAGAAGATGTCAGTTCTTACACTGATATCCAAAGCATCATTTGGGCAGCTTATCGCCAAGTTTTCAGCGAACATGAAATTCTCAAGTTCAACCGCCAAGTAACTTTAGAATCTCAACTCAAAACTGGCGCAATCTCTGTGCGTGACTTTATCCGTGGTTTAGCCAAGTCTGAGGCTTTCTATCGTTTGGTTGTTTCTGTCAACAATAACTATCGTTTAGTTGACATTGCCCTTAAACGCTTATTGGGTCGTTCTTCTTATAACAAAGAAGAAGAAATCGCTTGGTCAATTGTGATTGGCACCAAAGGTTTTAGTGGCTTCGTTGATGCGTTATTAGACAGCGAAGAATATACCCAAAGCTTTGGCGAAAACACCGTACCCTACCAACGCAAACGCTTGGTAGACCGTCCACACAACTTGGTTACACCCCGCTACGGCGAAGATTTCCAAGAAAAAGCAGGTACAGTTCAAACCGACTGGCGCTTTACTTTGGAGAAATTCTACAGCCGCAAGTCCCAAGAAAAACGGCTTGCAGAAGGCGACCCACGCAAGTTTGCAGATTTGGCAGCCGCTATTAATCCAAGTGGTAACTATGGACAAAGACTCTCGTCTTTTGATATCGATTACCTAGCCGCAGTGCCTTACCGTGGTGGTAACAGACGCTAA